The Methylomagnum ishizawai genome has a window encoding:
- a CDS encoding PKD domain-containing protein, protein MLLAACLLVSAADLHAGPFAPAAGQAGSTALAKDSPLFTAWATGWRDYRPGTDVDAGWQTPQKALGPAVGDAYDIVSLGNGGSITLTFAQPIADGDGSDFAVFENSLSDTFLELAWVEVSSNGTDFYRFPNYSYTPSKVGAFGAVDPTNIDGLAGKYRQGYGTPFDLSVLSGIPGLDLDNIGYVRIKDILGNGTEQDSAGNPIYDPYKTTGSAGFDLDALGVIHQKTQAANHAPVADAGPDQTVNGGSVVKLHGSATDSDGVIAAYQWSQTAGPGVDLTDAGTATPSFAAPLDGDEVLEFRLVALDNAGISSDADSVRIAVRNKPLAVAGDDRAASPQETLALDGSASQDPQGQALGYQWTQVAGPQAALSDAHAARPSLTVPAAAVNTQMSFQLVVTDPDGNASDPAVVNLMIKVVNHPPVAELPESPGIRAGATLVLDGTASYDPDFDALGYAWEQTAGPAVTLSSPTAAKPTTVVPLAALGQTLGFRLTVSDGSLRDSHETQVAVTANNPPTITPEPRRLAAQNQAVVLHATALDPDGDTLHYQWEQTGGPAVPLQGADSPELRLTTPALADGTAQSLTLRLTATDDFSPDPRSASAEFNLLVTADGTALDCGTARPSRASLWPPNQGFKPVHILGVTGPNAYTLTIDAVSQDEPVRNPKLKDKTGPDAKIVRPKATAQEPKPHQSVLLRAERQGLARKGRPFNGNGRVYTVRFSANDGSQSCQGAITVPVPPGKQGTAVLDTANSYTSTQKR, encoded by the coding sequence ATGCTGCTGGCCGCTTGTTTGCTGGTATCCGCCGCCGACCTGCACGCCGGACCTTTCGCCCCGGCGGCCGGCCAAGCCGGTTCAACCGCCCTCGCGAAGGACAGTCCGCTGTTCACCGCCTGGGCCACCGGGTGGCGGGATTATCGGCCCGGCACCGATGTCGATGCCGGCTGGCAAACCCCGCAAAAAGCCCTGGGCCCCGCGGTGGGCGACGCTTACGATATCGTCTCGCTCGGCAACGGCGGCAGTATCACCCTGACTTTCGCCCAGCCCATCGCGGACGGCGATGGCAGCGATTTTGCCGTTTTCGAAAACAGCCTCAGCGATACCTTCCTGGAGCTGGCCTGGGTGGAGGTATCGTCCAACGGCACGGATTTTTACCGATTCCCCAACTATTCCTATACGCCGTCGAAAGTAGGGGCCTTCGGTGCCGTCGATCCCACCAATATCGATGGCCTCGCGGGGAAATACCGCCAAGGTTATGGTACTCCGTTCGACTTGAGCGTCCTGTCAGGTATCCCCGGCCTGGACCTGGATAATATCGGCTATGTCCGCATCAAGGATATCCTGGGTAACGGCACCGAACAGGATTCCGCGGGCAATCCCATATACGATCCCTATAAAACCACCGGCAGCGCCGGATTCGATCTGGACGCCCTCGGCGTTATCCACCAGAAAACGCAAGCGGCGAACCACGCCCCGGTGGCCGATGCCGGTCCGGATCAAACGGTGAACGGGGGGAGCGTGGTGAAATTGCACGGGTCCGCGACCGACAGCGACGGCGTCATCGCCGCCTACCAATGGTCGCAAACCGCCGGGCCCGGTGTGGACTTGACGGACGCCGGCACCGCCACCCCGTCCTTCGCCGCGCCCCTGGACGGCGACGAGGTCCTCGAATTCCGGCTGGTCGCCCTCGACAACGCGGGTATTTCGAGCGACGCCGACAGCGTGCGCATCGCGGTCCGCAACAAACCCCTGGCGGTCGCGGGCGACGACCGGGCCGCCTCCCCCCAGGAAACGCTCGCCTTGGACGGCAGCGCCAGCCAAGACCCCCAGGGCCAAGCCCTCGGCTACCAATGGACCCAGGTGGCCGGGCCGCAGGCCGCCCTGAGCGACGCCCACGCGGCGCGGCCGAGCCTCACCGTGCCGGCGGCGGCGGTGAACACCCAGATGAGCTTCCAACTGGTGGTCACGGACCCCGACGGCAACGCCAGCGATCCGGCGGTCGTGAACCTCATGATCAAGGTGGTCAATCATCCGCCCGTGGCGGAACTCCCGGAATCCCCCGGCATCCGGGCCGGTGCCACCCTGGTCCTGGACGGGACCGCCAGCTACGACCCCGACTTCGACGCCCTGGGCTATGCCTGGGAACAAACTGCCGGCCCCGCCGTGACCCTGTCCAGCCCGACGGCGGCAAAGCCCACCACGGTCGTCCCCCTGGCGGCCCTGGGCCAGACCCTGGGATTCCGGCTCACCGTGTCCGACGGCAGCCTGCGCGACAGCCACGAGACCCAGGTCGCCGTCACCGCCAACAACCCGCCCACGATCACCCCGGAACCCCGGCGCCTGGCCGCGCAAAACCAGGCGGTGGTCCTCCACGCCACGGCCCTGGACCCGGACGGCGACACGCTCCATTACCAATGGGAACAAACCGGCGGTCCCGCCGTGCCGCTCCAAGGCGCCGATAGCCCGGAACTGCGCCTGACCACCCCCGCCCTGGCGGACGGCACCGCGCAATCCCTGACCCTGCGCCTCACCGCCACCGACGATTTCAGCCCCGATCCCAGGTCGGCCAGCGCCGAATTCAACCTCCTGGTCACGGCGGACGGCACCGCCCTGGACTGCGGCACGGCCCGGCCCAGCCGCGCCTCCCTCTGGCCCCCCAACCAGGGCTTCAAGCCCGTCCACATCCTCGGCGTCACCGGCCCCAACGCCTACACCCTCACCATCGACGCCGTTTCACAGGACGAACCCGTCAGGAATCCCAAGCTCAAGGACAAAACCGGACCGGACGCCAAGATCGTCAGGCCCAAGGCCACGGCCCAGGAACCCAAGCCCCACCAAAGCGTCCTCCTCCGCGCCGAACGCCAGGGCCTGGCCCGCAAAGGCCGTCCGTTCAACGGCAATGGCCGGGTCTACACCGTCCGCTTCAGCGCCAACGACGGCAGCCAATCCTGCCAGGGAGCGATCACCGTGCCAGTGCCGCCCGGCAAGCAGGGAACCGCCGTCTTGGATACCGCCAACTCATATACCTCGACCCAGAAACGTTGA
- a CDS encoding LysR family transcriptional regulator, which translates to MPLLERAHLEIVRAVEQHGSLTAAAEKLHLTQSALSHSIRKLEHQLGLPVWHREGRRLRLTQAGEYLLAVAHRLLPQLEHAEERLGQFASGERGNLRIGMECHPCYQWLLKIVAPYLAAWPGVDVDVKQKFRFGGIGALFGYEIDLLATPDPLHKPGLVFEPVFDYEQVLVVGPGHPLRGLAYVEPRHLAGETLITYPVAIDRLDIYTQFLTPAGIGPKRHKPIESTDILLQMVASGRGVAALPRWLVEEQAARFAVQAVRLGREGVAKRIFLGLREEDAGIDYLRAFVDLARGYRAGPR; encoded by the coding sequence ATGCCCCTCCTGGAACGCGCCCACCTCGAAATCGTCCGCGCCGTCGAACAACACGGCTCGCTGACCGCCGCCGCCGAAAAACTGCACCTGACCCAGTCCGCGCTCAGCCACAGCATCCGCAAGCTGGAACACCAACTCGGGCTTCCGGTCTGGCACCGCGAGGGCCGCCGCCTGCGCTTAACCCAGGCCGGCGAATATCTCTTGGCGGTGGCCCACCGGCTGTTGCCGCAACTCGAACACGCCGAGGAGCGCCTCGGGCAGTTCGCCTCGGGCGAACGCGGCAACTTGCGCATCGGCATGGAATGCCACCCCTGCTACCAATGGCTGCTGAAGATCGTGGCACCCTACCTCGCCGCGTGGCCGGGGGTGGATGTGGACGTGAAGCAAAAATTCCGGTTCGGCGGCATCGGCGCCTTGTTCGGCTACGAGATCGACCTGCTGGCGACGCCCGACCCGCTGCACAAGCCGGGCCTGGTCTTCGAGCCGGTGTTCGACTACGAGCAGGTGCTGGTCGTGGGGCCGGGCCATCCCCTGCGCGGGCTGGCGTATGTGGAGCCGCGGCACCTGGCCGGCGAGACCCTGATCACCTACCCGGTCGCCATCGACCGGCTCGATATCTACACCCAATTCCTCACCCCGGCCGGCATCGGCCCGAAGCGCCACAAGCCCATCGAAAGCACCGACATCCTGTTGCAGATGGTCGCCAGCGGGCGCGGCGTGGCGGCGCTGCCGCGCTGGCTGGTCGAAGAACAGGCGGCGCGGTTCGCCGTCCAAGCGGTCAGGCTGGGGCGGGAGGGCGTGGCCAAGCGGATTTTCCTGGGCTTGCGCGAGGAGGACGCCGGAATCGACTACCTGCGGGCCTTCGTCGATCTGGCGCGCGGCTATCGCGCGGGTCCGCGCTGA
- the metE gene encoding 5-methyltetrahydropteroyltriglutamate--homocysteine S-methyltransferase → MVTTHNLGFPRIGARRELKSALESYWKGRSSRAELEALGVELRRRHWAEQAALDFAPVGDFAFYDQVLDMSFTLGNLPGRVRDFHGDALDNYFRVARGRSAPAADEQAGCCGGVAAGEMTKWFDTNYHYIVPEFTATTTFKLDASRLLEQWAEAQAQGVAAKPVIIGPVTYLALGKAKDGSGKLALLERLLPVYAELLETLAARGVEWVQIDEPLLVTELDADWRHAYDHAYHALKSCRVKLLLATYFGQLLENRHLALNLPVAGLHIDTSQGREDVLPLVDTLPPHKVLSLGVVNGRNIWKTDLDAALDWLEPLAERLGGRLWIAPSCSLLHVPVDLDGEENLDREIKSWLAFAKQKLGELALLATALDRGRAAVRAELDANRAAIESRRHSPRVHNPKVKAALAGIDAGLGQRQSPYAQRAPKQAARLKLPKFPTTTIGSFPQTAEIRWARRQFKAGAIDAATYRAEMRAEIARCVREQEALGLDVFVHGEAERNDMVEYFGEQLDGYAFSQSGWVQSYGSRCVKPPILFGDISRPEAMTVEWIAYAQSLTHQPMKGMLTGPVTLLNWSFVRDDQPRSVSCQQLALAIREEVLDLERAGLRVIQIDEAALREGLPLRRSQWQAYLDWAVASFRIAANGVRDETQIHTHMCYSEFNDIIASIAAMDADAITIETSRSDMELLDAFDSFNYPNEIGPGVYDIHSPNIPTQEHIVALMKKAAERIPAERLWVNPDCGLKTRQWSEVIPALTHMVAAAKALRATVG, encoded by the coding sequence ATGGTCACCACCCACAATCTCGGTTTCCCGCGCATCGGCGCCCGACGCGAACTCAAATCCGCCCTGGAATCCTACTGGAAAGGGCGCTCCTCCCGCGCCGAACTCGAAGCCCTGGGCGTCGAACTGCGCCGCCGCCATTGGGCGGAGCAAGCGGCGCTCGATTTCGCGCCGGTCGGCGATTTCGCCTTCTACGACCAGGTGCTGGACATGAGCTTCACCCTGGGTAACCTGCCCGGGCGCGTGCGGGACTTCCACGGCGACGCGCTGGACAACTATTTCCGCGTGGCGCGTGGCCGTTCGGCCCCTGCCGCCGACGAGCAGGCGGGGTGTTGCGGCGGAGTGGCGGCCGGTGAGATGACCAAGTGGTTCGATACCAACTACCACTACATCGTCCCCGAATTCACCGCCACCACCACCTTCAAGCTGGACGCGTCCCGCTTGCTGGAACAATGGGCCGAAGCCCAGGCCCAGGGCGTCGCGGCCAAGCCGGTCATCATCGGACCCGTGACCTACCTGGCGCTGGGCAAAGCCAAGGACGGCTCCGGCAAGCTCGCCCTGTTGGAACGCCTGCTGCCCGTCTACGCCGAGCTGTTGGAAACCCTGGCGGCGCGCGGCGTCGAGTGGGTGCAGATCGACGAGCCGCTGCTGGTGACGGAACTGGACGCGGACTGGCGGCACGCCTACGACCACGCCTACCACGCGCTGAAAAGTTGCCGCGTCAAGCTGCTGCTGGCGACCTACTTCGGCCAGTTGCTTGAGAACAGGCATTTGGCGCTGAACCTGCCGGTGGCGGGATTGCACATCGATACCAGCCAGGGCCGCGAGGATGTCTTGCCGCTGGTCGATACCTTGCCCCCGCACAAGGTGCTGTCGCTGGGGGTCGTCAATGGCCGCAATATCTGGAAGACCGACCTGGACGCGGCGCTGGATTGGCTGGAGCCGTTGGCGGAACGGTTGGGCGGACGCTTGTGGATCGCGCCATCCTGCTCGCTGCTGCATGTGCCGGTGGATTTGGACGGCGAGGAGAACCTCGACCGGGAAATCAAATCGTGGTTGGCCTTCGCCAAGCAGAAACTGGGCGAACTCGCCTTGCTCGCCACCGCGCTGGACCGGGGCCGCGCCGCCGTGCGGGCCGAGTTGGACGCCAACCGCGCCGCCATCGAATCCCGCCGCCATTCCCCGCGTGTCCACAATCCCAAGGTCAAAGCCGCCCTGGCCGGGATCGACGCCGGGCTCGGCCAGCGCCAAAGCCCCTACGCCCAACGCGCCCCCAAGCAGGCCGCGCGGCTGAAACTACCCAAGTTCCCCACCACCACCATCGGTTCCTTCCCGCAGACCGCCGAAATCCGCTGGGCGCGCCGCCAGTTCAAGGCCGGGGCAATCGATGCGGCCACCTACCGGGCGGAGATGCGGGCCGAGATCGCCCGCTGCGTCCGGGAACAGGAAGCCCTGGGCCTGGATGTGTTCGTGCATGGCGAGGCCGAGCGCAACGACATGGTGGAGTATTTCGGCGAGCAACTGGACGGCTATGCCTTCAGCCAGTCCGGTTGGGTGCAATCCTATGGGTCGCGCTGCGTGAAGCCGCCCATCCTGTTCGGCGATATCAGCCGCCCCGAGGCCATGACCGTGGAATGGATCGCCTACGCGCAATCCCTGACCCACCAGCCGATGAAGGGGATGCTGACCGGCCCGGTGACGCTCCTCAACTGGTCCTTCGTGCGCGACGACCAGCCGCGCTCGGTGTCCTGCCAACAACTGGCCTTGGCCATCCGCGAGGAGGTGCTGGACCTGGAACGGGCCGGCCTGCGGGTGATCCAGATCGACGAGGCGGCGCTGCGCGAGGGCCTGCCCTTGCGGCGGTCGCAATGGCAGGCGTATTTGGACTGGGCGGTGGCATCCTTCCGCATCGCCGCCAACGGCGTGCGGGACGAGACCCAAATCCACACCCATATGTGCTATTCGGAATTCAACGACATCATCGCCTCCATCGCCGCCATGGACGCCGACGCCATCACCATCGAAACCTCGCGCTCCGACATGGAATTGCTCGACGCCTTCGATAGCTTCAACTACCCGAACGAGATCGGGCCCGGCGTCTACGATATCCACTCGCCCAACATCCCGACCCAGGAACATATCGTGGCGCTGATGAAGAAAGCCGCCGAGCGCATCCCGGCGGAGCGCCTGTGGGTCAATCCCGACTGCGGACTCAAAACCCGGCAGTGGAGCGAGGTCATCCCGGCCCTGACCCATATGGTCGCCGCAGCCAAGGCCCTACGCGCCACGGTGGGCTGA
- a CDS encoding cysteine-rich CWC family protein, with protein sequence MTDQKHEAKTCPRCAREFVCKANRIHQCGCMEVRLSRETVDHIRQTYDGCLCVACLALLESGAEARLDALR encoded by the coding sequence ATGACCGACCAGAAGCATGAAGCGAAAACCTGCCCGCGTTGTGCGCGGGAGTTCGTCTGCAAGGCCAACCGCATCCACCAATGCGGCTGTATGGAAGTGCGCTTGTCGCGGGAAACGGTGGACCATATCCGGCAAACCTACGACGGCTGCCTTTGTGTCGCCTGCTTGGCGCTCTTGGAAAGCGGCGCCGAGGCTCGATTGGATGCGCTCCGCTAG
- the nikR gene encoding nickel-responsive transcriptional regulator NikR has product MERITISLDEALAKNFDALIQARGYANRSEAVRDMLRRELEAERLATDAAPYCVASLSYVYNHHERRLAERLTELQHRAHGLVVSAMHVHLDHEHCMETLFLRGPTQEIRRFADAMAAERGVRHSALNLVTVDADSTDPHHHGHCRPLG; this is encoded by the coding sequence ATGGAACGTATCACCATTTCCCTCGACGAGGCGCTGGCCAAGAACTTCGACGCGCTGATCCAAGCCCGTGGCTATGCCAACCGCTCCGAGGCGGTGCGCGATATGCTGCGCCGGGAACTGGAAGCGGAGCGGCTCGCCACGGACGCCGCCCCCTATTGCGTGGCCAGCCTGTCCTATGTCTACAACCACCACGAACGGCGCTTGGCGGAGCGCTTGACCGAACTCCAGCATCGAGCCCATGGCCTGGTCGTGTCCGCCATGCATGTCCACCTCGATCACGAGCACTGCATGGAAACGCTGTTCCTGCGCGGCCCGACCCAGGAAATCCGCAGGTTCGCGGATGCCATGGCGGCGGAGCGCGGCGTGCGGCATAGCGCGCTGAACCTGGTGACGGTGGACGCCGATTCGACCGATCCCCACCACCACGGGCATTGCCGCCCGCTAGGTTGA
- a CDS encoding nickel transporter, producing the protein MEALPQDTFLLTALVFALGLKHGFDADHLSTIDGLIRYNSRANPRWARYCGVLFSLGHGGVVIAVAAVASLMARSWAVPGWMEGFGTLISVFFLALLGLANLSAVLLTPPGQRVRVVGVKGRWLGSLRRAGRPSLVALVGALFALSFDTLGQATVFALGTGSPGDWPRAAGLGLVFMLGMLTTDGINGLWIWRLLRRADRTGRIASRVMGLAVAVLSLAVAALGVAKYVSSQVGAWMEGSELSMGLGVIGVLCAVFAVAWVFARARLGKAA; encoded by the coding sequence GTGGAAGCCTTGCCACAGGACACATTCTTGTTGACGGCCCTGGTGTTCGCGCTGGGCTTGAAGCACGGCTTCGACGCCGACCATCTATCCACCATCGACGGGCTGATCCGGTACAACAGCCGGGCCAATCCCCGGTGGGCGCGGTACTGCGGCGTCCTGTTCTCCCTCGGGCATGGCGGGGTGGTCATCGCGGTGGCCGCGGTGGCCAGCCTGATGGCGCGGTCTTGGGCGGTGCCGGGCTGGATGGAAGGTTTCGGCACCTTGATTTCGGTTTTCTTCCTGGCCTTGCTCGGCTTGGCCAACCTGTCCGCGGTCCTCCTGACGCCTCCCGGCCAGAGGGTCCGGGTCGTGGGCGTCAAGGGGCGCTGGCTGGGAAGCCTGCGGAGGGCCGGACGGCCTTCCCTGGTCGCGCTGGTGGGGGCGTTGTTCGCCTTGTCCTTCGATACCCTGGGCCAGGCGACCGTGTTCGCCCTGGGGACCGGCTCCCCCGGCGACTGGCCTCGTGCCGCCGGGTTGGGGCTGGTCTTCATGCTGGGGATGTTGACCACCGATGGCATCAATGGCCTATGGATTTGGCGGTTGCTGCGGCGGGCGGACCGGACGGGGCGGATTGCCTCCCGCGTCATGGGGCTAGCCGTGGCCGTCCTCAGCCTGGCGGTGGCGGCGTTGGGGGTGGCCAAATACGTTTCTTCCCAGGTCGGGGCCTGGATGGAGGGGTCCGAGCTGTCCATGGGGTTGGGGGTGATCGGCGTCCTCTGCGCCGTTTTCGCCGTGGCCTGGGTTTTCGCCCGTGCCCGCCTTGGCAAGGCGGCCTGA
- the arsB gene encoding ACR3 family arsenite efflux transporter: MNTIATTAAEPKHMSLFDRYLTVWVALCMGVGVVLGKLLPEPVAALRGMEVSHINLPIAALIWLMIYPMMLKVDFGAVVDVGRNPKGLLVTLFVNWLVKPFGMALLGWLFFKHLFLPWIGPEMADQYTAGVIILAAAPCTAMVFVWSYLTDGDPAYTLVQVAVNDLIMLGLFAPIVKFLVSGTSGLDVPFDVLLWSVVVFIVIPLTAGVLTRNGLLRAKGKAWFEQAFLPRLHPIAISALLLTLVLIFAFQADNITGRWLHVGLIAIPILIQVYFNSSLVYGLMRLFKVNYAVAAPGALIGASNFFELAVATAIALFGPESGAALATVVGVLVEVPVMLSVCAVCNRTRHWFPQPAKTA, from the coding sequence ATGAACACCATCGCAACCACCGCGGCCGAACCCAAGCACATGAGCCTGTTCGACCGTTACCTGACGGTCTGGGTGGCGCTCTGCATGGGCGTGGGCGTCGTCCTGGGCAAGCTGCTGCCGGAACCGGTGGCGGCCCTCCGCGGCATGGAGGTTTCCCACATCAACCTACCGATAGCCGCGCTGATCTGGCTGATGATCTACCCCATGATGTTGAAGGTGGATTTCGGCGCGGTTGTCGATGTGGGCCGGAACCCCAAGGGCCTCTTGGTCACGCTGTTCGTGAACTGGCTGGTGAAGCCGTTCGGGATGGCCCTTTTGGGCTGGCTGTTCTTCAAGCACCTGTTCCTGCCCTGGATCGGCCCGGAGATGGCGGACCAATACACCGCCGGGGTCATCATCCTGGCCGCCGCGCCCTGCACGGCCATGGTGTTCGTGTGGAGCTACCTGACCGACGGCGACCCGGCCTATACCCTGGTCCAGGTGGCGGTGAACGACCTCATCATGCTGGGGCTGTTCGCGCCCATCGTGAAGTTCCTGGTGTCGGGCACCTCCGGCCTCGACGTGCCATTCGATGTGCTGCTTTGGTCGGTGGTCGTGTTCATCGTGATCCCGCTGACGGCGGGCGTATTGACACGCAATGGATTGTTACGGGCCAAGGGCAAGGCGTGGTTCGAGCAAGCCTTCCTGCCCCGCCTGCACCCCATCGCGATTTCCGCGCTGCTGCTGACCCTGGTCCTGATCTTCGCCTTCCAGGCCGACAACATCACTGGTCGCTGGTTGCATGTGGGCTTGATCGCCATCCCCATCCTGATCCAGGTCTACTTCAACTCGTCGCTGGTCTATGGCCTGATGCGGCTGTTCAAGGTGAACTATGCCGTGGCCGCGCCGGGTGCCTTGATCGGGGCCAGCAATTTCTTCGAGCTGGCGGTCGCGACCGCCATCGCCCTGTTCGGCCCGGAATCCGGCGCGGCGCTCGCCACCGTGGTCGGCGTGCTGGTGGAGGTGCCGGTCATGTTGTCGGTGTGCGCCGTGTGCAACCGGACCCGCCACTGGTTCCCGCAGCCCGCCAAAACCGCCTGA
- a CDS encoding arsenate reductase ArsC codes for MTAEQPRHVLVLCTGNSCRSVLGEALINHLGAGRLRASSAGSHPIGRINPGALATLARHGLPTEGYKSQSWDEFEEAGIDILISVCDSAGGETCPVYLGKAVRGHWGLPDPAHVTGTPEEVEAAFEATYAALEQRVQKLLALPFETMAGPELSAALNRIGVETPGSSKEAQWS; via the coding sequence ATGACCGCGGAACAACCGCGCCACGTCCTGGTCCTGTGCACCGGCAACTCCTGCCGCAGCGTCCTGGGCGAGGCCCTGATCAACCATCTCGGCGCGGGCCGTCTCCGGGCTTCCAGCGCCGGGAGCCACCCCATAGGCCGCATCAACCCAGGCGCCCTCGCCACCCTGGCCCGCCATGGCCTCCCGACCGAAGGCTATAAGAGCCAGTCCTGGGATGAATTCGAGGAGGCCGGGATCGATATCCTGATCTCGGTCTGCGATTCGGCGGGCGGCGAAACCTGCCCTGTCTATTTGGGCAAGGCGGTCCGGGGCCATTGGGGCTTGCCCGACCCGGCCCATGTGACCGGAACCCCGGAGGAGGTGGAAGCTGCCTTCGAGGCCACCTATGCCGCCCTGGAACAACGCGTCCAGAAGCTCCTGGCCCTGCCGTTCGAGACGATGGCGGGACCGGAACTCTCCGCCGCGCTGAACCGGATCGGCGTGGAAACCCCCGGCAGTTCCAAGGAGGCCCAGTGGTCATGA
- a CDS encoding ArsI/CadI family heavy metal resistance metalloenzyme, which yields MKRFHVHLAVENLEDSVRFYSALFQAAPTVREADYAKWMLDDPRVNFALSARGREPGLDHLGIQVDSGEALESVRQGLSAAALPVEAQGRAACCYAESDKYWSLDPQGIAWEAFHTLKSIPMFGADTAVRLEPKSACCPGSKAGDRP from the coding sequence ATGAAACGATTCCATGTCCATCTCGCCGTCGAGAACCTGGAAGACAGCGTCCGCTTTTACAGCGCGCTGTTCCAGGCCGCGCCCACGGTCCGCGAAGCCGACTACGCCAAGTGGATGCTGGACGATCCCCGCGTCAATTTCGCCCTCTCGGCGCGGGGCCGCGAACCCGGCCTGGACCATCTGGGGATACAGGTCGATTCCGGCGAGGCGCTCGAATCCGTCCGCCAGGGTTTGAGCGCCGCTGCCCTGCCGGTCGAGGCGCAGGGCCGGGCCGCCTGCTGTTATGCCGAGTCCGACAAATACTGGTCGCTCGATCCCCAAGGCATCGCCTGGGAAGCCTTCCACACGCTCAAGTCGATCCCGATGTTCGGCGCGGACACGGCGGTCCGGTTGGAACCGAAGTCCGCCTGTTGTCCGGGTTCCAAAGCCGGGGACCGCCCATGA
- a CDS encoding ArsR/SmtB family transcription factor has product MEIKTAVTALAALAQDSRIAIFRLLVQVGPEGLPAGKIGEALGIPPSSLTFHMKELSHAGLVQSRQESRFVIYSANYMAMNELLAFLMENCCGGQPCPATPPSGCPGTGGPPAA; this is encoded by the coding sequence ATGGAAATAAAAACCGCTGTCACCGCCTTGGCGGCGCTCGCCCAGGACTCCCGCATCGCCATCTTCCGCCTCCTGGTCCAGGTCGGCCCGGAGGGTTTGCCCGCCGGCAAGATCGGGGAGGCCTTGGGCATCCCGCCGTCCTCGCTGACCTTCCATATGAAGGAGCTGAGCCACGCGGGCCTCGTGCAATCCCGCCAGGAAAGCCGCTTCGTCATCTATTCGGCCAACTACATGGCGATGAACGAATTGCTCGCCTTCCTGATGGAGAACTGTTGCGGCGGCCAACCGTGCCCGGCCACACCGCCATCGGGGTGTCCGGGCACGGGCGGACCTCCCGCCGCCTAA
- a CDS encoding toxic anion resistance protein: protein MSATIELTPPETLTPPAAVAPVEKEQAAGMVKLAPAKFQELDKKVEDFVNIILNEQLHSEAFKAKVSGVHTLANDEIRAAAGISNRLLDKPMQAMNTGLFDEGSAISKSLLDLRVRIEALDPVKQGNLLEPRKLLGFIPMGTKVQDYFRQYQSAQTHLNAILESLYHGQDELRKDNAAVEEEKANAWRIMERLEQYVYVGKKIDAAISARLTEIEGQDPEKARVVKEELLFYVRQKVQDLLTQLAVTIQGYLAMDMIRKNNLELIKGVDRATTTTISALRTAVIVAQALANQKLVLDQIGALNATTSGMIESTSALLKQQAGRVHEQASSAAVSLDKLKLAFQNIYDTMDMVSSYKVKALENMQKTVDVLGAEVEKSKSYLDRTRQETVRQVSATLTTASGDEIRL from the coding sequence ATGAGCGCCACCATCGAACTGACCCCGCCGGAAACCTTGACCCCGCCCGCCGCCGTCGCCCCGGTCGAGAAGGAGCAGGCGGCCGGCATGGTCAAGCTGGCCCCGGCCAAGTTCCAGGAACTGGACAAAAAGGTCGAGGATTTCGTCAACATCATCTTGAACGAGCAACTCCACAGCGAGGCGTTCAAGGCCAAGGTTTCCGGGGTCCACACCCTCGCCAACGACGAGATCCGCGCCGCCGCCGGGATTTCCAACCGGCTGTTGGACAAGCCGATGCAGGCCATGAATACCGGCCTGTTCGACGAAGGCTCGGCCATCTCCAAGTCCTTGCTGGATTTGCGGGTGCGGATCGAGGCGCTGGACCCGGTGAAGCAGGGCAACCTGTTGGAGCCGAGGAAGTTGCTGGGTTTCATCCCGATGGGCACCAAGGTCCAGGATTATTTCCGCCAATACCAATCGGCCCAGACCCATCTCAACGCCATCCTGGAATCGCTCTACCACGGTCAGGACGAATTACGCAAGGACAACGCCGCCGTCGAGGAGGAGAAGGCCAATGCCTGGCGGATCATGGAGCGGCTGGAACAGTATGTCTATGTCGGCAAGAAGATCGACGCGGCCATCAGCGCTAGGCTTACCGAGATCGAGGGCCAAGACCCGGAAAAGGCCCGCGTGGTCAAGGAGGAACTGCTGTTCTACGTGCGCCAGAAGGTGCAGGATTTGCTGACCCAGTTGGCCGTCACCATCCAGGGCTATTTGGCGATGGACATGATCCGCAAGAACAACCTGGAACTCATCAAGGGCGTGGACCGCGCCACCACCACCACCATTTCCGCCCTGAGGACGGCGGTGATCGTGGCCCAGGCGCTGGCCAACCAGAAGTTGGTGCTGGACCAGATCGGCGCCTTGAACGCCACCACCAGCGGCATGATCGAGTCCACCTCGGCCCTGCTCAAGCAGCAGGCGGGCCGGGTCCACGAACAGGCCAGCAGCGCCGCCGTCAGCCTCGACAAGCTCAAGCTGGCGTTCCAGAACATCTACGACACCATGGACATGGTTTCCAGCTACAAGGTCAAGGCGCTGGAGAACATGCAGAAGACCGTGGACGTGCTGGGCGCGGAGGTCGAGAAATCCAAGTCCTACCTGGACCGCACCCGCCAGGAAACCGTGCGCCAGGTCAGCGCCACCCTGACCACGGCCTCGGGCGATGAAATCCGGCTGTGA